In Thermococcus sp., the genomic window TAACGTCCTTTCTCCGCTTCAGGAGCATCACATCCTCCTTGGCTTTCCTCAGGTAGTGGTTGGCGTCTTTGCCATCGGAGTAGCGCAGTTTTATACCCTGGTAACCGGAGAGGATTGCACCGTCGACCCCTTCCCCAATCCCTGGGAGAAACGGCTTCAACGCCTCCTCTGTGTATACTCGTATACTCTCAAAACGCGCCGAAACGATGAATCTACCTGAGAATGGAACGGTTACCGTCTCGTTTCCAAGTTTAAACTTCATGCCAGCACGAAACTCGAATATCCTGTTTACTTTTATGGGATCGTTCTCGCGGTAAGCCTCGCGGGGATGCTTAAAGGCTAGCTTCCCGTCCTCGACGACCGGATAGAGAAGGTTCGGCCTGCTGACGAAGAGTTCAGCCTGCCTCTTGGCAAGATGCGGCGTGTAGACGACGACTCTTCTGAAGTCTAGACTGGCCAGAAGGTTCGCTATGATCCCCGCCTGACCCCCCATCCTCTCAACGTCATAGTCAAAGTGGTCATCGAACCACCTGTGGAGTTCCTCGTTTACAAGGGGCACCGCCATGGGCTTCCCGGTCTTAAGGGCGTGCACTAGTCTGGCAACAAAATCCAGGGGTTCATCTATCTCCCTGGGGTACCCGTCGATCCTTCTTTTCACCTCCTCCGCCCCAAACTCGTTTATAAGCCTCTGAACGATGTCTCCGTTCAGGTAAACTATGGCATCGACGTTGGTGTTGTAGGCGGTGTAAATCGAGAGGTTTCTTGCCCCGTTGAGAAGCCCGGCATCCATATGTATCACCCTCAGTGACTAACACTGTAGAGAAGGTGCTCCATTTTAAAAGAGTTTCGGAGGGATGGAATTGGCAGTCAGAACTCCGTGAAAAGCATCCCAAGTTCAGGGATCTTCTCCATGACATCCATCTCCCTAAGGGCAAGCCAGAGGGAGGCCTGATTGCTCGTGACAACCGGGACACCGAGGTCTTCCTCTAGGGGAGCGATTATCTCAAACGTCCGCAGGTTGGTGCAGCTTATGAACACCGCGTCGGCCTCCTCCATGAAAGCCGCCTTGGCTAGGCGATAAGCCCCATAAGGCTCCACCTTTCCTATGTCAGTGTTCTCCTCTATGCCCAGTCCCCGTATATCAAGCACCTCAAACTCGTTCGCCTCAAGAAACTCCCTCTCACGCTCGTTTATATCCTCCGTGTAGGGGGTCACCACCAGAACCCGCTGGGCGTCCAGAACCCTCAGGGCCTCGACAACGGCGGTGCTCGTGCTCACCACGGGGACATGAACCTCGTCCTCTATCCTCGCCTCAAGCTCCTTCTCAAAGTCTCTGCCCCCGATGAAGGAGCCGCTCGTACAGCCGTAGAGGATCACGTCAACGTCGGCGTCCTTAAGAAGTCTCGCACCGTCCACGGCAAGCGAACTCATCTTTAGGAGCTCTTCCTCCGTAATGGACTTCAATGGTATCCTCGTTGTGTGAAGCGAAACACCCTCCGGGAGAAACGCGTGAAGCTCCATCTCTATGGTGGTGTTTGACGACGGGATGATGAGTCCGATCCTCTCCCTCCATCCGTACATCCCCTCACCTCAAGTGGAATCGGCGGAGGATTTTATTAAACCTTTGGTTGGAGGAAGGCTCTTAAGGAACCCCGATGAAAAGGCAACGGTGAGAGCATGGAGCTGGACGAAGCTATCAACGGGAGAACTTCCGTGAGGTATTTCAAGGATGAATCAATCCCGAGGGATACTCT contains:
- the pfkC gene encoding ADP-specific phosphofructokinase codes for the protein MDAGLLNGARNLSIYTAYNTNVDAIVYLNGDIVQRLINEFGAEEVKRRIDGYPREIDEPLDFVARLVHALKTGKPMAVPLVNEELHRWFDDHFDYDVERMGGQAGIIANLLASLDFRRVVVYTPHLAKRQAELFVSRPNLLYPVVEDGKLAFKHPREAYRENDPIKVNRIFEFRAGMKFKLGNETVTVPFSGRFIVSARFESIRVYTEEALKPFLPGIGEGVDGAILSGYQGIKLRYSDGKDANHYLRKAKEDVMLLKRRKDVKVHLEFASIQNRDLRKKVIYNLFPLVDSVGMDESEIAYVLNALGYPRLSERIFTYNRIEDSVLGGKIILDEMNLEILQIHTIYYLMYITSKDNPLSEEELRRSLEVGTTLAAARASLGEIRSPEDYRVGLNVPFNERGEYVKLRFEEAKRRTREYKVVIIPTRLVKKPVSTVGLGDTISAGAFTSYLSLLREKMAF
- a CDS encoding aspartate/glutamate racemase family protein translates to MYGWRERIGLIIPSSNTTIEMELHAFLPEGVSLHTTRIPLKSITEEELLKMSSLAVDGARLLKDADVDVILYGCTSGSFIGGRDFEKELEARIEDEVHVPVVSTSTAVVEALRVLDAQRVLVVTPYTEDINEREREFLEANEFEVLDIRGLGIEENTDIGKVEPYGAYRLAKAAFMEEADAVFISCTNLRTFEIIAPLEEDLGVPVVTSNQASLWLALREMDVMEKIPELGMLFTEF